The Spirochaetota bacterium genomic interval TATTGATATTTTGTCAGTTCATGAAATATTACGGATTCCGGAAATAACACGCCTTCCCAATACGCCCGAATATATAAAAGGGGTTATCAATTTAAGAGGTAATGTCATCCCGGTGGTTGATATCAGGGTGCGGTTTGGGATGCAGCCCGTTGCATTGACTGAATTAAGCAGGATAATTGTAGTTGAGATAGGCGAAAAATTAGTAGGCCTTTTGGTGGACAATGT includes:
- a CDS encoding chemotaxis protein CheW, coding for MNNELLNIASKTAESVIDDTDSIDILQLVSFKLDEIEYGIDILSVHEILRIPEITRLPNTPEYIKGVINLRGNVIPVVDIRVRFGMQPVALTELSRIIVVEIGEKLVGLLVDNV